The sequence CTTTGTAACGGTGAATTCGGCAGGGCTCACAGGAACTAATTAACTGAATCACTCAATCATTAATAAGCTTCTGATTTTATATTTTTGTGACTTTGCAGAGCAACCATGGCAACGCTCGATTATGAATTGTACGAGAAGAAGTTCAAAGATGTCACTTTGACTCATTTTGTGAGTGGGGTATCGGCCATCTTGTCCTTCGCTAACTCTGCTGTCGTGTTTGGCGACAAGGAACTGGATGAGGCGGAATGTGAGAAGGTGAAGGTGGATGTGAACTTGGCCTATGATGAGATGAGCAGAGCTGAGAAGGAGGCTAAAGCAATGATTGACTCGATGACGAATGAGACACTGCAGCTGACCAAGGATTTTGACAAGGCACAGATGGACAGGaaggacctggaggaaaacctGTGGATCAAGAAGGATGAATTGATAACACTGGAGAGTCACAGGTACCAGGTCAATGATCAACTTCAAGCTGCCAGATCAACCCTGCGGCACATGGAGAATTCCCTGAGCACCGCAGAGGCCAGGAAAGGAGAGAAAATCACTGGAAGGGATGTTGGGATTGGCTTAATGCTCCTTGTTCCTTGTGTTGGTAAGAGCTACTCAAAATAATGTTTCGGGTGAATACATGTACACAGATGCATAAGGTAAATATTGAGGGACTAGAAAGTTCCCAGATAGGCTATGTGCAAAAATGTCAAAAGATATGAGTCACAAATAggtaagtaaataaataaatagtcatGAATACAGTGGTACACCACAGAATCTCCAAAGACTTATGTCCAGGGGGTTTCAGAAACGGTTGCTAGGCTCACGCAGAACAATCACCGTTTGGATGAACCATTAAACTGAAGCTCAGTCTGTCCACTCAGATGATGCAAACAATCCATATTTGAAAGACAAGCAGGCTCCAATGATGCCAAGGATTCTTTGGCAGCATGTTCTAAAGCGACAATCTCAACTGGGTGGTAAACGTCCGGGAttctgtttgggagactgtggtgggattctccgtcccacctgtTTTCCAGTGTggtgcacccccgccagcagtgggatcctccgtcctggcagccggccaatggggtttcctattgtggccatCCCCACACCTTTGTGAAATCCGCAGGCATTGTACGCTGCTGGCGAAGCAGGAGATCCCAccactggagaatcctggccatgttcTGCCTCTGGAAGTGAATTGCAACTGATTTCCAAATGGGAAGCAATTCACTAACCTGCAGcatgtatttcatagaatttacagtgcagaaggaggccattcagcccatcgggtctgcatttccccttggaaagagcaccccactcaagcccacgcctccaccctaaccctgtaacccagtaaccccactcaacctttttggacaccaagggcaatttatcatggccaacccacctaacctgcacgtctttggactgtgggaagaaaccggagcagccggaggaaacccacgcagacacggggagtacgtgcagactccgcacagatagtgacgcaagaagggaatcgaacctgggaccctgcagctgtgaagcaaccgtgctaaccactgtgctaccatgctgcccacaagggAAGCCTGCTATTGGGGCACTATTTTGAGCAGTCTGCCCGGTAATGAGGTCCTGCGGttggtcactccccccccccccccccccccccccccccgttgtgcATTGCAACTAACCCCCACCTCCAGATTTTCTGGGTCCGCCACTTTTGCCATTTATGGGGGTGCCCCGACCCACTCACACCACAGTGACCCCCTAAAACAGGAGACCCATCAcaaagaccccctaaatagggagattgCCATTAGatatcccctaactaaagggaccccccagaAACCCCCTAACTAAAGTAACCGACGCCACCCCAGGACCCCCTAGATTGACGGCACTTAACTGTAACCGCTacatttacaaacatcaaccagttcaaagagagttaagtgctgtcaatttccagttcagcacttcaaaatcactcgagTGTGAAGGGGGTGATTGGAAAGCTTAACCCACTTTTAGGTGGTTGATGTTCGTAAATATTGTGGTTAGAGCACTTGTGAGTTATTCACCCATGAAGGAAGATCAATGAATTAAGGCCGACAGCTGTGTTGTGGAAGATGTCAATCATAGCTCATTAAGGGGAATGAATGAATAGAGTGCAGATCAGGGATCTGAggtgtttaaacacaggtcagtcattttctctttccaggaattgacacataATGCTTCCTCTGTCTTAGCCAGCAGTTGTCTACCCAGTTGAGTGTTACAATAgtattttttttcactgcctgttTGGACTACTCTCGAGCTTCCAGACTGGAGTCCCTTTTCTAGGGTgtctgtggcgggggggggggggggggggggggttccatttatttagggggtccccgtttgaaatgaaaatagcttattgtcacaagtaggcttcaaatgaagttactgactTGTAAAGAGAAGCCCAAGGGAATAGGTTTATAATTAATCAGGACAGGAACAGATGAAGTAGTCACACTCATTCTCACAGTCTACAGTTGCGACATTAATTTACATCTCCTTTCAGTGAAAATCTGAGAAGATGTAGCCCTATATTTAGAAGACACAACATAGCAAATTATTATTTCCTTAATTTATTTCAAAATTAGTAATgatctttattttcattttccagGAATTCCAATGACCATCGACTACAACAAGGAACTAAATAACACGAAAAGGCGAGTGAAGACAGTGGAGGGCGAATTGCATCGTCTCCGAGCTGTTGTCAAAGAGAATGAAGAGGAAATGAGTAAATGCAACAAGCAGATACCAGCGAAAAGCAAGGAAACTGAGAGATTGAAGGAAAGCCTTTCCCAGAAAGAAAGAGAGGTGGAAAAGATGCAGAGAGCGTGTGGGATCTTGGCAGATATCAAGTGCAAACTGAAACATTGCTACAACTACGTGGACAGTCTCCATGGGGCTGTGGAAGCGTTGTACAACTCCTGCAGCAACGTATACAATCTAGATCCAATCATGCCCATCATAGAGGAAACATTCAAAACCTTACAGCAGCAGAACTCCCACAACGAGCTACTGGCCTATGATGCAAATGTGCAGAAAATGATCAAAGAGTTGAGAGTGATACAGTACCGAATGAATATGAAGTAGAGGAGGAATCTCCCTCCAGCAAGTAGACAGGGACTATCTGTCACTTATTGAACAAATGGATGTGGAATAAAAAAAGGAGGCTAAATCAAGGGGTAGCTGAGGGGAAAAGTTCTTATTCAGTGAGTAGTCCCTAATCTGAATCATGCtccctgaaagggtgggagaagTCGATTTgtcactttcaaaagggaattggagaaaTACTTTATAAGCAACAttttgcagggttatgggaaaaGAGTAGAGGAATAAGATTAATTGAATAATTCTCTCAAAGAGGCAGCACAGGCAataatggatcgaatggcctcttttttgcGCTTCAAAATTCCATGATTTGATGTAATCAGTGGGTGGGGGATGTGAATCATAATTATTCTCATTTTTACAAGTATGAATTATCCTGGACAACATTAGCTGGTGGAAAATctactggcctggcctacatgttactccagatccacagcaatatgggtgactctgaaatggcctctggACGGGCAATAATGCTGTTCCAGCCAGCAaagaataaataaagaaaaaGGACTGAATGCAGGGTGTGGCTGGGATCTGACCAAGACCCAGGCTTTTTACATCCATGTAATAAATTTTTAGAGAAACTGCGCTAATCCCACTTGATATCCTTGGCTGAAAATGGACCAAAGGGGAGTTCGGCTCCAATGTTACAAACTTCCCCTGTGTGTTCTTTAAAGGGATAAGTGAGGGCATTGTCCAATCCTGCATGGcgagatgataataataataatcgcttattgtcacaagtaggcttcaatgaagttactgtgaaaagcccctagtcgccacattccggcacctgtttggagaagccggtatgggaattgaacccgtgctgctgaccttgttctgcattccaagccagctgtttagcccactgtgctaaacagttgggggtggggctgttggggaAAGATGGTGCGGAGGTGAATGTTGGGGAACAAGAGAGGTTCATGGGATCAGCAATGACTTAGGGGAACTGTTGGAGAATCAAAAGACTTAAATTCCCTCCAGTGAGCTTCGATTATCTGGCCACCATCATTAAGTCTTGGGGAATCACGAAAGACTGGGCAAACACTAATTTGGTGAAAGGTTTGCCAGCCACAGTTGATCAGATGTACGGCTCGTAAATGATAGGAGATTAAAC comes from Scyliorhinus canicula chromosome 1, sScyCan1.1, whole genome shotgun sequence and encodes:
- the LOC119976632 gene encoding uncharacterized protein LOC119976632, translating into MATLDYELYEKKFKDVTLTHFVSGVSAILSFANSAVVFGDKELDEAECEKVKVDVNLAYDEMSRAEKEAKAMIDSMTNETLQLTKDFDKAQMDRKDLEENLWIKKDELITLESHRYQVNDQLQAARSTLRHMENSLSTAEARKGEKITGRDVGIGLMLLVPCVGIPMTIDYNKELNNTKRRVKTVEGELHRLRAVVKENEEEMSKCNKQIPAKSKETERLKESLSQKEREVEKMQRACGILADIKCKLKHCYNYVDSLHGAVEALYNSCSNVYNLDPIMPIIEETFKTLQQQNSHNELLAYDANVQKMIKELRVIQYRMNMK